The following proteins are co-located in the Diaphorobacter sp. HDW4B genome:
- a CDS encoding VOC family protein → MKLGYTIIYVPQVSKSLDFFEKAFGLRRKFLHESGDYGELDTGETTLAFASHELGEHNFPKGYVAASDSLLPLGVEIAFTTVDVRLAFEASIAAGAKAMKEPEVKPWGQTVAYVRCPDGTLVELCTPIGG, encoded by the coding sequence ATGAAACTCGGCTACACAATCATCTACGTCCCACAGGTCTCAAAGTCACTGGACTTCTTCGAGAAAGCATTCGGGCTTCGTAGAAAGTTCCTGCACGAATCAGGCGACTATGGCGAACTGGATACAGGTGAAACCACCCTCGCCTTTGCGTCGCACGAGTTGGGCGAGCACAACTTCCCAAAGGGCTATGTTGCCGCCAGCGACTCCCTGCTGCCGCTAGGCGTGGAGATCGCTTTCACAACAGTCGACGTTCGCCTGGCTTTCGAGGCATCCATAGCCGCCGGAGCCAAAGCAATGAAGGAGCCAGAAGTTAAGCCTTGGGGACAAACTGTGGCGTACGTTCGCTGCCCAGATGGCACCCTTGTAGAACTATGCACCCCGATAGGCGGGTGA
- a CDS encoding sel1 repeat family protein — MKPLFITLAGALCVTACIDIPYKAQTPPPTGIRYDPNVFVAGIATMSDTELERQKGLARSGDKRAAFNVYSHYWSAGNDKVKAMEWLKYTAELGHGSAQYILAQNYIHNRDTPSAIYWAKRSRDSGYPNGAALVESLENP; from the coding sequence ATGAAACCACTCTTCATCACACTGGCTGGCGCGCTCTGTGTCACCGCCTGTATTGACATCCCATACAAGGCTCAGACGCCCCCACCTACAGGCATTCGCTATGACCCGAACGTGTTCGTTGCTGGTATTGCGACCATGTCGGACACCGAATTGGAGCGTCAAAAGGGCCTGGCACGAAGCGGCGACAAGCGAGCTGCGTTCAATGTCTACTCGCACTACTGGTCGGCAGGCAACGACAAAGTAAAGGCAATGGAATGGCTGAAATACACGGCCGAACTTGGACACGGCTCTGCTCAATACATCCTTGCTCAAAACTACATACACAACCGAGACACTCCGTCAGCCATCTATTGGGCCAAACGATCTCGGGACAGCGGATATCCGAATGGAGCGGCTCTTGTTGAGTCGCTGGAGAACCCTTAG
- a CDS encoding Arc family DNA-binding protein codes for MARTDPQLNFRIPLELRDRLSEAAKENNRSLTGELIARLEQSFGEASSGDGGATVVVPFDSAAALKRFADQLDKMMLDRHQAYRAEMIKEFGYDPDAPQIKREPNKGPVHSPNTKQPKK; via the coding sequence ATGGCCCGCACAGACCCCCAGCTCAACTTCCGCATCCCCTTGGAACTACGTGACAGGCTCTCCGAGGCTGCCAAAGAGAACAACCGTTCACTTACTGGTGAGTTGATCGCCCGACTGGAGCAGTCCTTCGGCGAGGCATCTAGCGGTGACGGTGGCGCGACAGTGGTTGTCCCGTTCGACTCTGCAGCCGCCTTGAAACGTTTCGCCGACCAACTCGACAAGATGATGTTGGATCGACATCAAGCCTACCGGGCAGAAATGATTAAAGAGTTCGGGTACGACCCTGATGCGCCCCAGATCAAGCGCGAGCCCAACAAAGGGCCGGTTCACTCCCCCAACACCAAGCAGCCCAAAAAGTAA
- a CDS encoding helix-turn-helix domain-containing protein, with product MTQRTLSELTSISVVQLSRYESGKSTPRPRVLKKLAYVLGVDAAWLIEGAALISPKKSAPKPGELAVVAERQPDGGSEIVIEMGKDISELLRSAALASGMSMNDYLKNAILTQACAQISAVAAPPVVDINELAAKVKKLLEADGVKANPKLLKEPAPLSKNNTKSR from the coding sequence ATGACTCAGCGCACCTTGTCGGAATTGACATCGATTTCAGTGGTACAGCTATCTCGCTATGAATCAGGCAAAAGCACCCCTCGCCCGCGCGTCCTTAAAAAGCTAGCCTATGTCTTGGGTGTAGACGCTGCTTGGCTAATCGAGGGCGCCGCACTCATATCTCCCAAAAAGTCTGCGCCGAAACCCGGTGAGCTGGCCGTTGTCGCCGAAAGGCAGCCTGATGGCGGGTCCGAAATTGTCATCGAAATGGGCAAAGACATCAGCGAGCTACTCCGCTCTGCAGCCCTTGCTAGCGGGATGTCAATGAACGACTACTTAAAGAACGCCATCCTCACCCAAGCCTGTGCACAAATTTCCGCTGTCGCCGCCCCTCCTGTGGTTGATATCAACGAGCTTGCCGCCAAAGTAAAGAAACTGCTGGAAGCCGATGGCGTTAAGGCCAACCCCAAATTGCTGAAGGAGCCAGCCCCGCTCTCCAAAAACAACACCAAATCCAGATGA
- a CDS encoding Arc family DNA-binding protein, with protein sequence MARIDEQTNVRLPAELKEWLKAQAAAARRSVTAELIVRLEQSRTAQEAKHAAHA encoded by the coding sequence ATGGCACGTATCGACGAACAGACAAATGTGCGCTTGCCTGCAGAGCTGAAGGAGTGGTTGAAAGCGCAAGCGGCAGCAGCTCGTAGAAGTGTGACCGCTGAGTTGATCGTGCGGCTAGAGCAGAGCCGCACGGCGCAAGAGGCCAAGCATGCAGCCCATGCCTAA